In one Sander lucioperca isolate FBNREF2018 chromosome 7, SLUC_FBN_1.2, whole genome shotgun sequence genomic region, the following are encoded:
- the LOC116045656 gene encoding kelch-like protein 42 gives MNPLRQHVVTLLEWISLWLKCVLTRLWGAFPAVKSQIVSTVITATESCKAVSEEWKTNEALCTYHPGDGDEAMVTVQTSTCAFHVDLGRLSECSEYFRALSRSRMRETSESLIHLDHVSSSVFHNLLEFSFHNKFKVPHEELGTHIQVSSYLLAEAFLSKCLSVLADDLSPGNCLSYLSLAQEICCVELKLTVFSYLSRNLLELPHLIKCLNDAEKDEVVHLRIQGDRHLCSLRKENLTSWNDPETERSRHIFTLKGSEDNGDWYPVTELPFRADKWCFTTVVLNNYLYVIGGYRQRVKRGWEFKLASLRYNPFTHAWATTAPLIKHRRHFSAVACEGCIYAVGGWYLDSLVTPDSSTALYTAVERYDPWGDTWSSPCPCPMTCPLPLALDTVSMCWGASRGLERNCCCSTTRGMTPGLNYFPPSPEQTQTSLLFTSWVPLTGWL, from the exons GATAAGCTTATGGCTGAAATGTGTTCTTACAAGACTTTGGGGAGCTTTTCCAGCAGTCAAAAGTCAGATAGTATCCACAGTTATTACAGCTACAGAATCATGCAAAGCAGTCTCAGAGGAGTGGAAAACCAATGAGGCACTTTGCACCTATCACCCTGGAGATGGAGATGAAGCCATGGTTACAGTCCAAACTAGCACATGTGCATTCCAt GTGGACCTTGGGAGACTTTCAGAGTGCAGCGAGTACTTCCGAGCCTTATCCAGGTCCAGAATGAGAGAGACCTCAGAGAGCTTAATCCACCTGGACCATGTGTCCTCTTCTGTATTCCACAATCTCCTTGAGTTCTCCTTCCATAATAAGTTTAAAGTCCCTCATGAGGAGTTGGGCACACACATCCAG GTCAGCAGCTATCTCCTGGCTGAGGCCTTCCTCTCAAAGTGCCTGTCAGTCCTCGCAGATGACCTCAGCCCAGGTAACTGTTTGTCTTACCTGAGTCTGGCTCAGGAGATCTGCTGCGTGGAGCTGAAGCTGACAGTGTTCAGCTACCTGAGTAGAAACCTACTGGAGCTGCCTCACCTCATCAA GTGTCTGAACGATGCAGAGAAGGACGAAGTTGTCCACTTGAGGATACAAGGAGACCGACATCTCTGTAGCCTCAGGAAAGAAAACCTGACTTCTTGGAACGACCCAGAAACAGAACGTTCCCGACATATCTTCACCCTGAAAGGGTCAGAGGACAACGGAGATTGGTATCCAGTTACAGAGCTTCCTTTCAGGGCTGACAAGTGGTGTTTCACTACAGTGGTCCTGAATAACTACCTGTACGTAATAGGAGGTTACCGGCAGCGTGTGAAGAGAGGCTGGGAGTTCAAGTTGGCTTCCTTAAGGTATAATCCCTTTACTCATGCATGGGCTACCACAGCTCCTCTGATTAAG CACAGACGGCATTTCAGTGCAGTGGCCTGTGAAGGCTGTATTTATGCTGTGGGAGGCTGGTACTTGGACTCGCTGGTGACCCCAGACTCCAGCACAGCTCTTTATACAGCTGTAGAACGCTATGATCCGTGGGGGGACACATGGAG TTCACCGTGTCCTTGTCCCATGACGTGCCCCTTGCCACTAGCCTTGGACACTGTCTCTATGTGTTGGGGAGCATCCAGAGGACTGGAGAGAAACTGCTGCTGCAGTACAACACGAGGCATG ACACCTGGTCTGAACTACTTCCCACCCTCACCAGAGCAGACGCAGACCTCCCTACTCTTTACTTCCTGGGTGCCACTGACAGgctggttgtga
- the cpt1b gene encoding carnitine O-palmitoyltransferase 1, muscle isoform yields the protein MAEAHQAVGFQFTVRPDGVDVKLSQEVIKNIYLSGVTAWEKRAIQFKNGILTGVYPASPSSWLIVVITMMSSLYICIDPSLGMIDTIKDNLPHRDYISVQTRAVLSAILFATGLWLFLIYLLRYTLKALLSYHGWIFESHGKMSTSTKVWLSLVKMFSGRRPLLYSFQASLPRLPVPSVDDTIHRYLESVRPLLDSEQYNQMEILATDFKNSKAAQLQRYLILKSWWGTNYVSDWWEEYIYLRGRSPIMVNSNFYIMDLLYLTPTHRQAARAGNVVHAMLKYRRKLERGELAPLRALGTVPMCSTQMERIFNTTRIPGIETDTVQHLTDRKHLVVYHKGRFFQVWLYTGGRHLLPSELETQFQRILNDTSEPQLAELKLAALTAGNRVPWARARVKYFSQGGNKVSLDAIESAAFFLTLDDEPQGYDPANTKSLDSYAKSLLHGKCYDRWFDKSFTLISYPNGKMGVNAEHSWADAPIVGHMWEYVLATDCFHLGYTEEGHCKGDVNKGLPHPTRLQWQIPKECQDVIETSYLSAKQIADDVDFHGYLFTEFGKGLIKKCRSSPDAFIQLALQLAQFRDQGVFCLTYESSMTRMFRDGRTETVRSCTSEAVAFVRAMEDAGATNAQRLALFRKAADKHQHMYRLAMTGSGIDRHLFCLYIVSKYLGVDSPFLKKVLSEPWKLSTSQTPQQQLNLVDINKFPKYVGAGGGFGPVADDGYGVSYIIVGENLITFHISSKFSSPDTDSCQFGQHIRKAMLDIQALFKPENDKKTVEHTEHVQRENGKKHI from the exons ATGGCTGAGGCGCATCAGGCGGTGGGCTTCCAGTTCACTGTGCGTCCAGATGGTGTGGACGTTAAACTGAGTCAAGAGGTCATCAAAAACATCTACCTATCTGGAGTGACAGCATGGGAGAAGCGAGCCATTCAATTCAAG AATGGTATATTGACTGGAGTCTACCCTGCCAGTCCGTCCAGTTGGCTGATAGTTGTAATCACCATGATGAGTTCCTTGTATATCTGCATAGACCCCTCTCTAGGAATGATTGACACAATCAAGGACAACCTACCACACAG AGACTATATATCAGTGCAGACCCGAGCGGTGCTGAGTGCCATCCTGTTTGCCACTGGGCTGTGGCTGTTCCTCATCTACCTCTTGAGATACACTCTCAAAGCTCTACTCTCctaccatggatggatttttgaATCCCACGGAAAAATGAGCACGTCTACCAAAGTGTGGCTG agtCTGGTGAAGATGTTCTCTGGGCGCAGACCGCTGCTCTACAGTTTCCAGGCCTCCTTACCCAGGCTCCCTGTGCCCAGTGTGGATGATACAATTCACAGG TACCTGGAGTCAGTCCGTCCTCTGCTGGACAGTGAACAGTACAACCAAATGGAGATTTTGGCAACTGACTTTAAAAATTCCAAAGCAGCCCAGCTGCAGAGATATCTAATCCTAAAATCCTGGTGGGGAACAAATTAT GTAAGTGACTGGTGGGAGGAGTACATCTACCTCAGGGGCAGGAGTCCTATCATGGTGAACAGTAACTTCTATATAATG GACCTCTTGTACTTGACCCCAACACACCGACAGGCTGCACGGGCAGGGAATGTGGTTCATGCCATGCTGAAGTACAGACGCAAACTGGAACGTGGTGAACTTGCACCG CTGAGGGCTTTGGGGACCGTTCCTATGTGTTCCACTCAGATGGAAAGGATATTTAACACCACCCGCATCCCCGGGATTGAAACAg ATACTGTTCAGCACCTGACTGACCGTAAGCACCTGGTTGTCTACCACAAGGGCCGTTTCTTCCAAGTGTGGCTGTACACTGGAGGGCGCCACCTCTTACCCAGTGAACTGGAGACACAGTTTCAAAGAATCCTCAATGATACATCAGAACCCCAGCTAGCTGAACTTAAATTAGCTGCCCTGACTGCAGGAAACAG AGTTCCatgggctcgggctcgggttaAATATTTCAGCCAGGGAGGAAACAAGGTGTCCCTGGACGCCATTGAGTCAGCTGCCTTCTTCCTGACACTAGATGACGAGCCGCAGGGTTATGACCCTGCAAACACCAAATCACTTGACAGTTATGCCAAGTCACTGCTTCATGGAAAATGTTACGACAG GTGGTTTGACAAGTCTTTCACCTTGATTTCTTATCCAAATGGAAAAATGGGTGTAAATGCTGAACATTCTTGGGCTGATGCACCAATTGTAGGACATATGTGGGAG tATGTCCTTGCAACAGACTGCTTCCATCTCGGCTACACAGAGGAGGGACACTGTAAAGGGGATGTGAACAAAGGCCTGCCTCATCCCACTCGACTTCAGTGGCAGATTCCAAAGGAG TGCCAAGACGTCATTGAGACTTCATACCTGTCAGCCAAGCAGATAGCTGATGACGTGGACTTCCATGGCTATCTGTTCACTGAGTTTGGGAAAGGACTGATCAAGAAGTGCAGAAGCAGTCCTGATGCCTTCATTCAGCTGGCCCTGCAGCTGGCACAGTTCAGG GACCAGGGAGTGTTTTGTCTGACGTACGAGTCGTCAATGACTCGCATGTTCAGAGACGGTCGGACAGAGACGGTACGCTCCTGCACTTCTGAGGCTGTTGCATTTGTCAGAGCCATGGAGGATGCAGGTGCAACA AATGCTCAGAGACTTGCCCTGTTTCGGAAGGCAGCAGATAAGCATCAACACATGTATCGTCTGGCCATGACTGGCTCTGGTATCGACCGTCACCTCTTCTGTCTCTACATTGTGTCCAAATACCTTGGTGTCGACTCGCCATTCCTTAAGAAG GTGCTTTCAGAGCCCTGGAAGTTGTCTACCAGCCAAACTCCGCAGCAGCAGCTTAATTTAGTTGACATCAACAAGTTCCCTAAATATGTGGGTGCTGGTGGTGGATTTGGCCCA GTAGCTGATGATGGTTATGGTGTGTCTTATATAATTGTTGGAGAAAACCTCATCACATTCCACATCTCCAGCAAGTTCTCCAGTCCTGACACA GACTCATGCCAGTTTGGTCAGCACATTCGTAAGGCCATGCTGGATATCCAAGCACTATTCAAGCCTGAAAATGATAAGAAGACGGTGGAGCACACTGAGCATGTACAGCGGGAAAATGGGAAAAAGCACATATAA
- the sephs1 gene encoding selenide, water dikinase 1, which produces MSVRESFNPESYELDKNFRLTRFAELKGTGCKVPQDVLQKLLEALQENHYQEDEQFLGAVMPRLGIGMDTCVIPLRHGGLSLVQTTDYIYPIVDDPYMMGRIACANVLSDLYAMGVTECDNMLMLLGVSNKMSEKERDKVMPLIIQGFKDASEEAGTSVTGGQTVLNPWVVMGGVATTVCQPNEFIMPDNAVPGDVLVLTKPLGTQVAVAVHQWLDIPEKWNKIKLVVTQEDVELAYHEAMMNMARLNRTAAGLMHTFNAHAATDITGFGILGHAQTLARQQRSEVSFVIHNLPVLAKMAAVSKACGNMFGLMHGTCPETSGGLLICLPREQAARFCAEIKSPKYGEGHQAWIIGIVEKGNRTARIIDKPRIIEVAPQAATQNVNPTPGATS; this is translated from the exons ATGTCCGTGAGGGAATCCTTTAACCCCGAAAGCTATGAGCTGGACAAGAACTTCAGACTCACGCGCTTTGCTGAGCTCAAGGGCACAGGCTGCAAG GTGCCCCAAGATGTGTTACAGAAGCTGCTAGAAGCCCTTCAGGAGAACCACTATCAAGAGGATGAACAGTTCCTGGGGGCAGTTATGCCCCGATTAG gcataGGAATGGACACGTGTGTGATCCCTCTCAGACATGGAGGCCTTTCTCTGGTCCAGACAACAGATTACATCTACCCCATTGTGGATGACCCCTACATGATG GGAAGAATTGCTTGTGCCAATGTTTTAAGTGACCTGTACGCCATGGGAGTAACAGAGTGTGACAACATGTTGATGCTTCTGGGAGTCAGCAACAAAATGTCAGAGAAG GAGAGGGACAAAGTCATGCCACTAATCATCCAGGGATTCAAGGATGCATCAGAGGAGGCAGGCACATCTGTAACAGGCGGACAGACGGTGCTCAACCCCTGGGTGGTGATGGGTGGAGTTGCTACAACAGTCTGCCAACCCAACGAGTTTATCAT GCCAGACAATGCAGTGCCAGGAGACGTGTTGGTGTTGACCAAGCCACTTGGAACACAAGTGGCCGTTGCAGTACACCAGTGGCTAGATATT CCTGAGAAGTGGAACAAGATCAAGCTGGTGGTAACCCAGGAGGATGTAGAGTTGGCCTAccatgaagccatgatgaacaTGGCTCGGCTCAACAGGACAG CGGCTGGTCTCATGCACACCTTCAACGCTCATGCAGCCACCGACATCACAGGGTTTGGCATCCTTGGCCATGCTCAGACGTTGGCACGGCAACAACGAAGTGAGGTGTCATTTGTCATCCACAACCTCCCAGTGCTCGCCAAGATGGCCGCCGTTTCCAAGGCCTGTGGAAACATGTTTGGACTCATGCACGGCACCTGCCCTGAAacatcag GAGGCCTGCTTATCTGTCTGCCTCGGGAGCAGGCTGCCCGCTTCTGTGCCGAGATCAAATCCCCAAAATACGGCGAGGGCCACCAAGCGTGGATCATCGGGATTGTAGAGAAAGGAAACCGCACTGCTCGCATCATAGACAAACCGCGGATCATAGAGGTGGCACCACAAGCAGCCACGCAGAATGTCAACCCAACTCCCGGTGCAACTTCTTAA
- the bend7 gene encoding BEN domain-containing protein 7 isoform X2, whose protein sequence is MEFGERKRRRKSQSFKLVTDEDFAPSYMMNSNCKGINGEPMDAAVPEVWLGDEGVEIKRQITGMMRLLSDKTSRVYQRVVTEQDSSTKEPQERHLTWVHQPAPSCLVSEDHQSSSWNSAGDPGPSPSSISSPIVNGPGCGQYSTRSKAQRIVNNTKDLIKVNEANDVAPPAAPEAPCCMCNCKGTLHAILQELRAMRRLMQTQKASLERQEQAASPCQPRLGPGPAPRCRPRKRRPIYKVAPLTVSSTRRAALAPLEASPSIAAPAESGKSEECEKEHGLSTPNHHPVCSEVSVLSSQKNAVTVNNRHNPVLNQLRGPHSLESEVRLAEDHDVYISKAQLDSILVNYTRSGSLLFRKLVCAFFDDATLANSLPNGKRKRGLNDNRKGLDQNIVGAIKVFTEKYCTENRIEKLPGPRDWVQILQDQIKLARRRLKRDAAEAEEVLNGPSTRCDYNRPVRVEGTVVNMTG, encoded by the exons ATGGAGTTTGGGgaaaggaagaggagaaggaagtCACAGAGCTTTAAACTGGTCACGGATGAAG ATTTTGCACCTTCATATATGATGAACTCCAACTGCAAAGGTATCAATGGAGAGCCTATGGATGCTGCTGTGCCAGAGG TTTGGTTAGGGGATGAGGGCGTGGAGATCAAGAGGCAAATCACAGGAATGATGAGGCTTCTGAGTGATAAGACCAGCAGGGTATATCAACGTGTGGTAACAGAGCAGGACAGCTCAACAAAGGAGCCACAGGAAAGGCATCTGACCTGGGTACATCAGCCTGCACCTTCATGTCTTGTATCAGAGGACCaccagagcagcagctggaacTCTGCAGGGGATCCAGGGCCTTCACCTTCATCCATATCCAGCCCCATCGTCAACGGTCCAGGCTGTGGACAGTACAGCACCCGCTCCAAAGCCCAGAGGATCGTCAACAATACCAAGGATCTGATCAAAGTGAACGAAGCTAATG ATGTAGCCCCTCCTGCTGCGCCAGAAGCCCCCTGCTGTATGTGTAACTGTAAAGGCACCTTGCACGCTATTTTGCAGGAACTGCGTGCCATGAGGAGACTGATGCAGACTCAAAAAG CATCCTTGGAAAGACAGGAACAGGCAGCATCACCATGCCAACCTCGTCTTGGTCCAGGCCCCGCTCCTCGCTGTAGGCCACGCAAGAGGAGGCCAATCTATAAAGTGGCACCACTGACTGTGTCAAGTACTAGAAGAGCTGCTCTTGCCCCTCTAGAGGCATCACCAAGTATAGCTGCACCTGCAGAATCTGGAAAGAGTGAGGAATGTGAGAAAGAGCATGGCTTATCTACACCCAACCATCACCCTGTTTGCTCTGAGGTTTCTGTGCTGTCAAGTCAGAAAAATGCAGTAACTGTCAACAACAGACACAATCCTGTCCTGAACCAGCTGAGGGGACCTCATTCGTTAGAG TCTGAGGTGCGTCTTGCAGAGGATCATGACGTGTATATCTCAAAGGCTCAGCTAGACTCCATTCTGGTCAACTATACACGCTCTGGCAGCCTGCTGTTTCGGAAACTG GTGTGTGCGTTCTTTGACGATGCTACGCTGGCTAACTCCTTGCCAAATGGTAAAAGGAAGAGAGGGCTCAATGATAACCGTAAGGGCTTGGACCAGAACATTGTGGGTGCCATTAAAG TGTTTACAGAGAAATACTGCACTGAAAACAGAATAGAGAAGTTGCCCGGGCCACGAGACTGGGTCCAGATCCTTCAAGATCAGATCAAACTTGCCAGGAGGAGGCTGAAAAGAG ATGCTGCAGAAGCAGAAGAAGTCTTAAATGGGCCTTCCACAA GATGTGACTATAACAGGCCTGTCCGTGTGGAGGGGACGGTGGTGAACATGACTGGTTGA
- the bend7 gene encoding BEN domain-containing protein 7 isoform X1 → MEFGERKRRRKSQSFKLVTDEDFAPSYMMNSNCKGINGEPMDAAVPEVWLGDEGVEIKRQITGMMRLLSDKTSRVYQRVVTEQDSSTKEPQERHLTWVHQPAPSCLVSEDHQSSSWNSAGDPGPSPSSISSPIVNGPGCGQYSTRSKAQRIVNNTKDLIKVNEANADVAPPAAPEAPCCMCNCKGTLHAILQELRAMRRLMQTQKASLERQEQAASPCQPRLGPGPAPRCRPRKRRPIYKVAPLTVSSTRRAALAPLEASPSIAAPAESGKSEECEKEHGLSTPNHHPVCSEVSVLSSQKNAVTVNNRHNPVLNQLRGPHSLESEVRLAEDHDVYISKAQLDSILVNYTRSGSLLFRKLVCAFFDDATLANSLPNGKRKRGLNDNRKGLDQNIVGAIKVFTEKYCTENRIEKLPGPRDWVQILQDQIKLARRRLKRDAAEAEEVLNGPSTRCDYNRPVRVEGTVVNMTG, encoded by the exons ATGGAGTTTGGGgaaaggaagaggagaaggaagtCACAGAGCTTTAAACTGGTCACGGATGAAG ATTTTGCACCTTCATATATGATGAACTCCAACTGCAAAGGTATCAATGGAGAGCCTATGGATGCTGCTGTGCCAGAGG TTTGGTTAGGGGATGAGGGCGTGGAGATCAAGAGGCAAATCACAGGAATGATGAGGCTTCTGAGTGATAAGACCAGCAGGGTATATCAACGTGTGGTAACAGAGCAGGACAGCTCAACAAAGGAGCCACAGGAAAGGCATCTGACCTGGGTACATCAGCCTGCACCTTCATGTCTTGTATCAGAGGACCaccagagcagcagctggaacTCTGCAGGGGATCCAGGGCCTTCACCTTCATCCATATCCAGCCCCATCGTCAACGGTCCAGGCTGTGGACAGTACAGCACCCGCTCCAAAGCCCAGAGGATCGTCAACAATACCAAGGATCTGATCAAAGTGAACGAAGCTAATG CAGATGTAGCCCCTCCTGCTGCGCCAGAAGCCCCCTGCTGTATGTGTAACTGTAAAGGCACCTTGCACGCTATTTTGCAGGAACTGCGTGCCATGAGGAGACTGATGCAGACTCAAAAAG CATCCTTGGAAAGACAGGAACAGGCAGCATCACCATGCCAACCTCGTCTTGGTCCAGGCCCCGCTCCTCGCTGTAGGCCACGCAAGAGGAGGCCAATCTATAAAGTGGCACCACTGACTGTGTCAAGTACTAGAAGAGCTGCTCTTGCCCCTCTAGAGGCATCACCAAGTATAGCTGCACCTGCAGAATCTGGAAAGAGTGAGGAATGTGAGAAAGAGCATGGCTTATCTACACCCAACCATCACCCTGTTTGCTCTGAGGTTTCTGTGCTGTCAAGTCAGAAAAATGCAGTAACTGTCAACAACAGACACAATCCTGTCCTGAACCAGCTGAGGGGACCTCATTCGTTAGAG TCTGAGGTGCGTCTTGCAGAGGATCATGACGTGTATATCTCAAAGGCTCAGCTAGACTCCATTCTGGTCAACTATACACGCTCTGGCAGCCTGCTGTTTCGGAAACTG GTGTGTGCGTTCTTTGACGATGCTACGCTGGCTAACTCCTTGCCAAATGGTAAAAGGAAGAGAGGGCTCAATGATAACCGTAAGGGCTTGGACCAGAACATTGTGGGTGCCATTAAAG TGTTTACAGAGAAATACTGCACTGAAAACAGAATAGAGAAGTTGCCCGGGCCACGAGACTGGGTCCAGATCCTTCAAGATCAGATCAAACTTGCCAGGAGGAGGCTGAAAAGAG ATGCTGCAGAAGCAGAAGAAGTCTTAAATGGGCCTTCCACAA GATGTGACTATAACAGGCCTGTCCGTGTGGAGGGGACGGTGGTGAACATGACTGGTTGA
- the prpf18 gene encoding pre-mRNA-splicing factor 18 isoform X1, translated as MDTLKAEILRKRKLIEDKQLVDGSKKFFKRSDLARMEQEDYFIRCGYKVQRETPESQIDKKEDDEPSTSANPVLELELTEEKLPMTLSRQEVIRRLRERGEPIRLFGESDYDAFQRLRKIEILTPEVNKGLRNDLKAAMDKIDQQYLNEIVGGTEPGEVDTQHDLKVHEENTTIEELEVLGKTLGTGDDDGDQELIDKFLRFLLGVWAKDLNSREDHVKRSVQGKLASATHSQTESYLKPLFRKLRKKSLPADIKESITDIIKFMLEREYVKANDAYLQMAIGNAPWPIGVTMVGIHARTGREKIFSKHVAHVLNDETQRKYIQGLKRLMTICQKHFTTVPSKCVEYNAL; from the exons ATGGATACACTGAAAGCTGAGATCTTAAGGAAAAGAAAACTCATCGAAGACAAACAGCTTGTTGAC GGCTCCAAAAAATTCTTCAAAAGGTCTGATCTTGCACGCATGGAACAAGAAGATTACTTCATAAGATGTGGATACAAG GTACAGAGAGAGACTCCTGAGAGCCAG ATTGATAAGAAAGAAGATGATGAGCCATCCACCTCAGCTAATCCAGTGTTAGAACTGGAACTAACAGAAGAGAAGCTGCCAATGACACTGTCGCGACAGGAA GTAATTCGCCGGCTTAGGGAACGAGGGGAACCAATCCGACTGTTTGGAGAGTCCGATTATGATGCCTTCCAGAGACTCAGGAAGATTGAGATTCTGACACCGGAAGTAAACAAG GGCTTGAGGAATGACCTAAAAGCAGCCATGGACAAGATTGACCAGCAGTACCTAAATGAGATTGTTGGAGGAACAGAGCCAGGAGAAGTGGACACACAGCACGACCTGAAAGTGCACGAAGAAAACACCACTATAGAAGAGTTGGAA GTTCTTGGTAAAACCCTAGGCACAGGAGATGATGATGGAGACCAGGAGCTTATCGACAAGTTTTTGAGG TTTCTTCTTGGTGTTTGGGCCAAAGATCTGAACAGCCGAGAGGACCACGTGAAGCGAAGTGTTCAGGGCAAGCTGGCCAGCGCAACTCACTCACAGACTGAGTCTTACCTCAAACCTCTCTTCAGGAAGCTCAGGAAGAAG AGTTTACCAGCTGACATCAAAGAGTCAATCACAGACATAATTAAATTCATGTTGGAGAGAGAATATGTCAAG GCAAATGATGCCTACCTGCAGATGGCCATTGGTAATGCTCCCTGGCCTATCGGTGTGACCATGGTGGGTATCCACGCCCGTACTGGGCGAGAAAAGATCTTCTCCAAGCATGTGGCCCACGTGCTCAACGATGAGACACAGAGAAAATACATCCAG GGACTGAAGAGGCTAATGACTATCTGCCAGAAACACTTCACGACTGTGCCATCAAAGTGTGTGGAGTACAACGCTCTTTAA
- the prpf18 gene encoding pre-mRNA-splicing factor 18 isoform X2, with protein sequence MDTLKAEILRKRKLIEDKQLVDGSKKFFKRSDLARMEQEDYFIRCGYKIDKKEDDEPSTSANPVLELELTEEKLPMTLSRQEVIRRLRERGEPIRLFGESDYDAFQRLRKIEILTPEVNKGLRNDLKAAMDKIDQQYLNEIVGGTEPGEVDTQHDLKVHEENTTIEELEVLGKTLGTGDDDGDQELIDKFLRFLLGVWAKDLNSREDHVKRSVQGKLASATHSQTESYLKPLFRKLRKKSLPADIKESITDIIKFMLEREYVKANDAYLQMAIGNAPWPIGVTMVGIHARTGREKIFSKHVAHVLNDETQRKYIQGLKRLMTICQKHFTTVPSKCVEYNAL encoded by the exons ATGGATACACTGAAAGCTGAGATCTTAAGGAAAAGAAAACTCATCGAAGACAAACAGCTTGTTGAC GGCTCCAAAAAATTCTTCAAAAGGTCTGATCTTGCACGCATGGAACAAGAAGATTACTTCATAAGATGTGGATACAAG ATTGATAAGAAAGAAGATGATGAGCCATCCACCTCAGCTAATCCAGTGTTAGAACTGGAACTAACAGAAGAGAAGCTGCCAATGACACTGTCGCGACAGGAA GTAATTCGCCGGCTTAGGGAACGAGGGGAACCAATCCGACTGTTTGGAGAGTCCGATTATGATGCCTTCCAGAGACTCAGGAAGATTGAGATTCTGACACCGGAAGTAAACAAG GGCTTGAGGAATGACCTAAAAGCAGCCATGGACAAGATTGACCAGCAGTACCTAAATGAGATTGTTGGAGGAACAGAGCCAGGAGAAGTGGACACACAGCACGACCTGAAAGTGCACGAAGAAAACACCACTATAGAAGAGTTGGAA GTTCTTGGTAAAACCCTAGGCACAGGAGATGATGATGGAGACCAGGAGCTTATCGACAAGTTTTTGAGG TTTCTTCTTGGTGTTTGGGCCAAAGATCTGAACAGCCGAGAGGACCACGTGAAGCGAAGTGTTCAGGGCAAGCTGGCCAGCGCAACTCACTCACAGACTGAGTCTTACCTCAAACCTCTCTTCAGGAAGCTCAGGAAGAAG AGTTTACCAGCTGACATCAAAGAGTCAATCACAGACATAATTAAATTCATGTTGGAGAGAGAATATGTCAAG GCAAATGATGCCTACCTGCAGATGGCCATTGGTAATGCTCCCTGGCCTATCGGTGTGACCATGGTGGGTATCCACGCCCGTACTGGGCGAGAAAAGATCTTCTCCAAGCATGTGGCCCACGTGCTCAACGATGAGACACAGAGAAAATACATCCAG GGACTGAAGAGGCTAATGACTATCTGCCAGAAACACTTCACGACTGTGCCATCAAAGTGTGTGGAGTACAACGCTCTTTAA